A part of Gossypium hirsutum isolate 1008001.06 chromosome A07, Gossypium_hirsutum_v2.1, whole genome shotgun sequence genomic DNA contains:
- the LOC107926634 gene encoding uncharacterized protein isoform X1, with the protein MQEPVGIPACYPTTITRSGQSVFMSVFRTKIADQCHLITITWCKNLLLNGLSVSISGPEGESTQQYTCKVEFKPWYFGRKQGSKLFIIDGNKAVNVFWDLKAAKFNGETEPSSEYYVAVVCNEEVILLVGDLKKDAYRKTGCRPALIDPILVSRKEHVFGKRKFCTRIKFDEKSKFHEISIEYKNKDEPEMEIRIDEHLVLHVKHLQWKFRGNESLHVDKASVEVYWDVHDWLFCPGLRHALFIFKPIPPLLTQKGSCGSLEQVNPGSIIVIVTKWGFQSSCYIWASMEW; encoded by the exons ATGCAAGAACCTGTTGGGATTCCTGCTTGTTATCCAACAACAATAACCAGGTCTGGGCAGAGTGTTTTCATGTCTGTTTTTCGTACAAAGATCGCCGACCAGTGCCATTTGATCACCATCACTTGGTGCAAGAACCTGTTGCTTAATGGTCTTTCAGTATCAATCTCAGGTCCCGAAGGAGAGAGTACTCAACAATATACCTGCAAAGTTGAGTTTAAACCATGGTATTTTGGGAGAAAACAAGGCTCCAAACTCTTCATCATCGATGGTAATAAAGCTGTTAATGTCTTTTGGGACCTTAAAGCAGCTAAATTCAATGGCGAAACCGAACCCAGTTCTGAGTACTACGTTGCCGTTGTTTGTAACGAAGAAGTTATATTACTTGTTGGGGATTTAAAGAAAGATGCTTATAGGAAAACTGGTTGCAGGCCTGCACTTATTGACCCCATTTTAGTTTCGAGAAAAGAACATGTATTTGGGAAAAGGAAATTTTGTACGAGGATTAAATTTGATGAGAAAAGTAAGTTCCATGAGATATCAATTGAGTATAAGAACAAGGATGAGCCTGAAATGGAGATAAGGATTGATGAACATTTGGTCCTTCATGTGAAGCATCTTCAATGGAAGTTTAGAGGGAATGAATCCCTTCATGTTGATAAAGCAAGTGTCGAAGTTTATTGGGATGTTCACGATTGGCTGTTCTGTCCTGGGTTAAGGCATGCCTTGTTTATATTCAAGCCTATTCCGCCATTGTTGACTCAGAAAGGAAGCTGTGGTTCATTGGAACAGGTGAATCCAG GTTCCATCATCGTCATCGTCACCAAATGGGGATTTCAATCTTCGTGTTATATATGGGCCAGCATGGAGTGGTGA
- the LOC107926608 gene encoding high-affinity nitrate transporter 3.2, whose amino-acid sequence MAARVLVLASILIFSCFAETCYGVISFSSLQRTLVVTASHRQGLLKAGEDKITVRWGLNQSFPAGTDSSYKTIKVQLCYAPISQVDRAWRKTEDHLNKDKTCQFKIVKKPYTNVNETLEWTIERDVPTATFFIRAYALDSDDHEVAYGQNTDAEKKTNLFEIQAITGRHVSLDIASVCFSAFSVVSLMGFFFMEKRKARKSQQ is encoded by the exons ATGGCAGCTCGAGTTCTTGTTTTGGCTTCAATTCTTATTTTCTCTTGTTTTGCAGAGACATGCTATGGGGTGATCTCTTTCTCATCCCTTCAAAGAACACTTGTTGTTACTGCTTCTCATAGACAAGGAC TTTTGAAAGCCGGGGAAGACAAGATCACAGTGAGATGGGGATTGAACCAGAGTTTCCCGGCCGGGACCGACTCGTCTTATAAGACCATCAAGGTCCAGCTTTGCTATGCACCCATCAGCCAAGTCGACCGTGCATGGCGGAAAACCGAGGACCATCTTAACAAAGACAAGACATGCCAGTTCAAGATCGTCAAGAAACCCTACACCAACGTCAACGAAACCCTTGAATGGACCATCGAACGAGACGTGCCGACGGCGACGTTCTTTATCCGAGCCTACGCTTTGGACTCCGACGACCACGAGGTGGCGTACGGTCAAAACACCGACGCCGAGAAGAAAACCAATCTGTTTGAAATCCAAGCCATCACCGGCCGCCATGTTTCGCTCGATATAGCGTCGGTTTGTTTCAGTGCTTTCTCCGTTGTGTCGTTGATGGGGTTCTTCTTTATGGAGAAAAGAAAGGCAAGGAAATCTCAGCAGTAG
- the LOC121232072 gene encoding uncharacterized protein, translating to MESVFSLDVLCCSLDESMSLKNFGLSDVCLATLASQANQKVDHSDLSFGENMYNGDKVNNIKVTNKPATDSIEVTKEGENDPNQVEVKRSILQVSNDGYESLPSYMTSLASWEDLFATVEKFNSSLNKKEKKKVIITSTKMKLKPWA from the exons ATGGAATCAGTGTTTTCCCTTGATGTTCTTTGTTGTAGTCTTGATGAATCAATGAGTCTAAAGAATTTTGGGCTCTCTGATGTTTGTCTTGCCACTTTAGCATCTCAAG CTAATCAAAAGGTTGATCACTCTGATTTATCCTTTGGAGAAAATAT GTATAATGGAGATAAAGTAAACAACATCAAGGTTACAAATAAGCCTGCTACAGATTCTATAGAAGTAACTAAAG AAGGAGAAAATGACCCAAATCAAGTTGAAGTTAAGAGGTCAATATTACAAGTATCCAATGATGGTTATGAAAGTCTTCCTTCGTATATGACTAGTTTAGCATCGTGGGAG GATCTGTTTGCAACTGTGGAGAAGTTCAACTCAAGTttgaacaagaaagaaaaaaaaaaggttataatTACTTCTACCAAGATGAAATTGAAGCCCTGGGCTTAG
- the LOC107926634 gene encoding uncharacterized protein isoform X2, translating to MQEPVGIPACYPTTITRSGQSVFMSVFRTKIADQCHLITITWCKNLLLNGLSVSISGPEGESTQQYTCKVEFKPWYFGRKQGSKLFIIDGNKAVNVFWDLKAAKFNGETEPSSEYYVAVVCNEEVILLVGDLKKDAYRKTGCRPALIDPILVSRKEHVFGKRKFCTRIKFDEKSKFHEISIEYKNKDEPEMEIRIDEHLVLHVKHLQWKFRGNESLHVDKASVEVYWDVHDWLFCPGLRHALFIFKPIPPLLTQKGSCGSLEQVNPGTVKHER from the exons ATGCAAGAACCTGTTGGGATTCCTGCTTGTTATCCAACAACAATAACCAGGTCTGGGCAGAGTGTTTTCATGTCTGTTTTTCGTACAAAGATCGCCGACCAGTGCCATTTGATCACCATCACTTGGTGCAAGAACCTGTTGCTTAATGGTCTTTCAGTATCAATCTCAGGTCCCGAAGGAGAGAGTACTCAACAATATACCTGCAAAGTTGAGTTTAAACCATGGTATTTTGGGAGAAAACAAGGCTCCAAACTCTTCATCATCGATGGTAATAAAGCTGTTAATGTCTTTTGGGACCTTAAAGCAGCTAAATTCAATGGCGAAACCGAACCCAGTTCTGAGTACTACGTTGCCGTTGTTTGTAACGAAGAAGTTATATTACTTGTTGGGGATTTAAAGAAAGATGCTTATAGGAAAACTGGTTGCAGGCCTGCACTTATTGACCCCATTTTAGTTTCGAGAAAAGAACATGTATTTGGGAAAAGGAAATTTTGTACGAGGATTAAATTTGATGAGAAAAGTAAGTTCCATGAGATATCAATTGAGTATAAGAACAAGGATGAGCCTGAAATGGAGATAAGGATTGATGAACATTTGGTCCTTCATGTGAAGCATCTTCAATGGAAGTTTAGAGGGAATGAATCCCTTCATGTTGATAAAGCAAGTGTCGAAGTTTATTGGGATGTTCACGATTGGCTGTTCTGTCCTGGGTTAAGGCATGCCTTGTTTATATTCAAGCCTATTCCGCCATTGTTGACTCAGAAAGGAAGCTGTGGTTCATTGGAACAGGTGAATCCAG GTACAGTAAAACATGAAAGATAA